The Deinococcus arcticus genome has a window encoding:
- a CDS encoding manganese-dependent inorganic pyrophosphatase, translating to MLAVFGHQNPDTDAITAALVYARLLGRQGIDAQAYRLGEPNFETAFVLREAGVDAPPLLETLPAGAQVVLVDHNESAQSLPNLHELTVTRVVDHHKLGDLTTTQPAYLRFEPVGSTGTLLLKLFREAGLSVEPLDARLLLSAILSDTLHFRSPTTTAEDRDAVAFLAPVAGITDVEAYALAMFAAKSDLGDTPAETLLRMDYKVFPFGEPTAPHQWGLGVIETTNPGYVFGRQSELLAAMDNLKAEDGLSGVLLSVVDILNETNRTLVLSATEEKVLREAFGVETQGHVADLGARISRKKQVVPVLETYFTPQG from the coding sequence ATGCTTGCTGTGTTCGGTCACCAGAACCCCGATACCGATGCCATCACCGCCGCGCTGGTCTACGCGCGCCTTCTGGGTCGCCAGGGCATAGACGCCCAGGCCTACCGGCTGGGGGAACCCAACTTTGAAACGGCGTTTGTGCTGCGCGAGGCGGGCGTGGACGCCCCGCCTCTGCTGGAGACCCTGCCGGCCGGCGCCCAGGTGGTCCTGGTGGACCATAACGAGAGCGCCCAGTCGCTGCCCAACCTGCACGAGCTGACCGTGACCCGCGTGGTGGACCACCACAAGCTGGGCGACCTGACCACCACCCAGCCGGCCTATCTGCGTTTTGAGCCGGTGGGCTCCACGGGCACCCTGCTGCTCAAGCTGTTCCGGGAAGCGGGCCTGAGCGTGGAGCCCCTGGACGCCCGGCTGCTGCTGAGCGCCATTCTGAGCGACACCCTGCACTTCCGCAGCCCCACGACCACCGCTGAGGACCGCGACGCTGTGGCCTTTCTGGCGCCCGTGGCCGGCATCACTGATGTGGAAGCGTACGCCCTGGCCATGTTCGCGGCCAAGAGCGACCTGGGCGACACCCCAGCTGAAACCCTGCTGCGCATGGACTACAAGGTGTTTCCATTTGGTGAGCCCACAGCGCCGCACCAGTGGGGCCTGGGCGTGATTGAAACCACCAATCCCGGCTACGTGTTCGGGCGCCAGAGCGAGCTGCTGGCCGCCATGGACAACCTGAAAGCCGAAGACGGCCTGAGCGGCGTCCTGCTGAGCGTGGTGGACATTCTGAACGAGACCAACCGCACGCTGGTGCTGAGTGCCACTGAGGAAAAGGTGCTGCGGGAAGCCTTTGGCGTGGAGACCCAGGGCCATGTGGCCGATCTGGGCGCGCGCATCAGCCGCAAGAAGCAGGTGGTGCCGGTGCTCGAAACCTATTTCACCCCCCAGGGCTGA